From Vitis vinifera cultivar Pinot Noir 40024 chromosome 14, ASM3070453v1, a single genomic window includes:
- the LOC100248775 gene encoding uncharacterized protein LOC100248775 isoform X3 codes for MTEIVSAVVEKVSEYLVAPIGRQLSYLFCYRSHMDELDKKIQELGRVRGDLQITVDAAIRSGDEIRPIVQDWQTRADKKTREAKTFMEDEKNRTKSCFNGWCPNLMSRYQLGREAHKKAQVIAEIREHRNFPDGVSYSAPAPNVTYKNDDPFESRTSILNEIMDALRDDKNSMIGVWGMGGVGKTTLVEQVAARAKQQKLFDRVVMAYVSQTVDLKKIQAQIADALGLKFEEESETGRAGRLSQRLTQEKKLLIILDDLWAGLALKAIGIPSDHRGLKMVLTSRERDVLSREMGTQENFAVGHLPPGEAWSLFKKMTSDSIEKRDLKPTAEKVLEKCAGLPIAIVIVAKALNGKDPIAWKDALRQLTRSIETTVKGIEAKIFLTLELSYNSLYSNEVKSFFLLCGLLPYGDTPIDNLFKYGVGLDWFQNINSLEEAWDRLHTLIDNLKASSLLLESDDDECVRMHDIVRDVARGIASKDPHRFVVREDDRLEEWSKTDESKSCTFISLNCRAAHELPKCLVCPQLKFCLLDSNNPSLNIPNTFFEGMKGLKVLDLSYMCFTTLPSSLDSLANLQTLCLDGCTLVDIALIGKLTKLQVLSLRRSTIQQLPNEMVQLTNLRLLDLNYCWELEVIPRNILSSLSRLECLYMNRFTQWAIEGESNACLSELNHLSRLTILDLDLHIPDIKLLPKEYTFLEKLTRYSIFIGDWGSYQYCKTSRTLKLNEVDRSLYVGDGIGKLLKKTEELVLRKLIGTKSIPYELDEGFCELKHLHVSASPEIQYVIDSKDQRVQQHGAFPLLESLILDELINLEEVCCGPIPVKFFDNLKTLDVEKCHGLKFLFLLSMARGLLQLEKIEIKSCNVIQQIVVCESESEIKEDDHVETNLQPFPKLRSLKLEDLPELMNFGYFDSKLEMTSQGTCSQGNLDIHMPFFRYKVSFPLNLEELVLKQLPKLMEMDVGNLPNLRILRVEELCLLSKVSFPLNLEELVLNRLPKLMEMDVGNLPNLRILRVEELCLLSKVSLSPNLEEIVLKSLPKLEEIDFGILPKLKILNVEKLPQLVLSSSMFKNFHNLKELHIIDCGMEDMRGVNTSTNDEVLFNEKASFLESRPSTLNDIMDALRDDNINLIGVWGMAGVGKTTLLKQVAQQAKQQRLFTRQAYMDVSWTRDSDKRQEGIAKLRQRIAKALGLPLWKLNADKLKQALKEEKILIILDDIWTEVDLEQVGIPSKDDIWTQCKIVLASRDGDLLCKGMGAQICFPVEYLPLEEAWSLFKKTAGDSMEENLELQPIAIQVVEECEGLPIAIVTIAKALKNETVAVWENALEQLRSCAPTNIRAVDRKVYSCLEWSYTHLKGDDVKSLFLLCGMLGYGDISLDLLLRYGMGLDLFDRIDSLERARNRLLALVEILKASGLLLDSHEDTHMFDEEIDSSLLFMDADNKFVRMHSVVREVARAIASKDPHPLVVREDVRVEEWSETDESKRCAFISLHCKAVHDLPQELVWPELQFFLLQNNNPPLNIPNTFFEGMKKLKVLDLSHMHFTTLPSSLDSLANLRTLHLDGCELGDIALIGKLTKLEVLSLVGSTIQRLPKEMMQLTNLRLLDLDYCKKLEVIPRNILSSLSRLECLSMMSGFTKWAVEGESNACLSELNHLSYLTTLFIEIPDAKLLPKDILFENLTRYVISIGNWGGFRTKKALALEEVDRSLYLGDGISKLLERSEELRFWKLSGTKYVLYPSNRESFRELKHLEVFYSPEIQYIIDSKDQWFLQHGAFPLLESLILDTLEIFEEVWHGPIPIGSFGNLKTLEVESCPKLKFLLLFSMARGFSQLEEMTIEDCDAMQQIIAYERESEIEEDGHVGTNLQLFPKLRSLKLKNLPQLINFSSELETTSSTSLSTNARSEDSFFSHKVSFSKLEELTLKDLPKLKDIWHHQLPFESFSNLQILRVYGCPCLLNLVPAHLIHNFQNLKEMDVQDCMLLEHVIINLQEIDGNVEILPKLETLKLKDLPMLRWMEDGNDRMKHISSLLTLMNIQNLQELHITNCSMEDLRKM; via the exons ATGACAGAGATCGTTAGTGCCGTTGTTGAAAAAGTTTCAGAGTACTTGGTTGCTCCAATTGGACGCCAGCTTAGTTATCTGTTTTGCTACCGCAGCCACATGGATGAACTCGACAAGAAGATTCAGGAATTGGGGCGTGTGAGGGGTGACCTTCAGATAACTGTTGATGCAGCTATTAGAAGTGGGGATGAAATCAGACCTATTGTTCAAGACTGGCAGACTCGGGCAGACAAGAAGACACGGGAGGCAAAGACATTCATGGAAGATGAAAAGAACAGAACCAAGAGCTGTTTCAATGGGTGGTGTCCTAACCTCATGTCACGTTACCAGCTAGGCAGAGAAGCACACAAGAAGGCGCAGGTTATTGCTGAAATCAGAGAACACCGCAATTTCCCCGATGGCGTATCATATAGTGCCCCCGCCCCGAACGTGACTTATAAAAATGATGACCCTTTTGAATCAAGAACATcaattttgaatgaaataatGGATGCATTGAGAGATGATAAGAACAGCATGATTGGGGTATGGGGAATGGGCGGTGTGGGCAAAACCACGCTGGTAGAACAAGTAGCTGCACGAGCTAAGCAACAGAAGTTATTTGACAGAGTAGTGATGGCATATGTATCCCAAACTGTGGACTTGAAGAAAATCCAAGCACAGATTGCAGATGCGTTAGGTTTGAAATTTGAGGAGGAGAGCGAAACCGGAAGAGCAGGGCGGCTTAGTCAGAGGTTGACACAAGAGAAGAAGCTTCTCATAATTTTAGATGATCTTTGGGCGGGCCTTGCTTTGAAGGCCATCGGGATCCCTTCGGATCATAGAGGGCTGAAAATGGTGCTGACTTCTAGAGAGCGTGACGTTTTGTCTAGGGAGATGGGCACCCAAGAGAATTTTGCTGTTGGACATTTGCCGCCAGGAGAAGCATggagtttatttaaaaaaatgacaagTGATTCAATTGAGAAACGTGATTTGAAACCTACAGCAGAGAAGGTGCTTGAAAAATGCGCGGGTTTGCCTATTGCAATTGTTATAGTTGCAAAGGCATTAAATGGGAAGGATCCGATTGCATGGAAGGATGCCCTACGACAACTGACACGATCTATTGAGACCACTGTTAAAGGAATTGAAGCAAAAATCTTCCTCACTCTAGAGTTGAGCTACAATTCCTTGTACAGTAATGAGGTGAAGTCATTCTTCCTGCTTTGCGGTTTGTTGCCTTATGGTGATACTCCAATTGATAACTTGTTTAAATATGGTGTGGGTCTCGATTGGTTCCAAAACATCAATTCATTGGAAGAAGCCTGGGATAGACTGCATACGTTGATTGACAACCTCAAAGCTTCAAGTTTATTGCtagaaagtgatgatgatgaatgTGTCAGAATGCATGACATTGTTCGTGATGTCGCCAGAGGAATTGCATCCAAGGATCCTCATCGATTTGTAGTAAGGGAAGACGATCGATTGGAAGAATGGTCAAAGACTGATGAATCCAAAAGCTGCACTTTCATCTCTTTGAATTGCAGAGCCGCCCATGAGCTTCCTAAATGCTTGGTATGTCCCCAACTTAAATTTTGTCTATTGGACAGCAACAATCCTTCTTTGAATATCCCGAACACATTTTTCGAAGGGATGAAAGGACTCAAAGTTTTAGATTTGTCCTACATGTGTTTTACAACACTACCTTCATCACTTGATTCCCTTGCAAATCTTCAAACATTATGTCTAGATGGGTGCACGTTGGTAGACATTGCTCTGATTGGAAAGCTAACGAAACTACAAGTTCTTAGCTTGAGGCGTTCTACAATCCAACAATTGCCTAATGAAATGGTGCAATTGACCAATCTAAGGCTGTTGGACTTGAACTATTGCTGGGAACTTGAAGTTATTCCACGGAATATCTTATCAAGTTTGTCTCGATTAGAATGTTTATACATGAATAGGTTTACTCAATGGGCGATTGAAGGTGAAAGCAATGCTTGTTTATCTGAGCTAAATCATTTGTCTCGCTTGACAATTTTAGATTTGGATCTACATATACCAGATATCAAGTTGCTACCAAAAGAATACACGTTCTTGGAGAAGCTAACAAGGTATTCAATATTTATAGGCGATTGGGGGTCCTACCAATATTGTAAAACGTCAAGAACATTAAAGCTCAATGAGGTTGATAGAAGCTTATATGTGGGAGATGGAATTGGCAAGTTATTAAAGAAGACTGAAGAACTAGTGTTAAGGAAATTGATTGGTACTAAAAGTATTCCCTATGAATTAGATGAGGGTTTTTGTGAGCTGAAGCATCTTCACGTTAGTGCAAGTCCAGAGATTCAATATGTCATTGATTCGAAGGATCAACGAGTTCAACAACATGGTGCCTTTCCTTTATTAGAGTCGTTGATTCTTGATGAGTTGATTAACTTGGAAGAAGTGTGTTGTGGCCCAATTCCAGTAAAGTTTTTTGATAACTTAAAAACTCTGGATGTGGAGAAATGTCATGGATTgaaatttctctttttacttTCCATGGCTAGAGGCCTTCTGCAACTTGAAAAAATAGAGATAAAAAGTTGCAATGTCATACAACAAATAGTTGTCTGTGAAAGCGAATCAGAGATAAAAGAAGATGACCATGTTGAGACCAACTTACAACCATTCCCTAAATTACGATCTTTGAAACTTGAGGATCTACCAGAGCTCATGAACTTTGGCTACTTCGACTCTAAGTTGGAAATGACATCGCAAGGAACGTGTTCCCAAGGCAATCTTGATATTCACATGCCGTTTTTCAGATATAAG GTTTCATTCCCTCTTAATTTGGAGGAGTTGGTTCTAAAACAACTTCCCAAGTTGATGGAGATGGATGTTGGGAACCTTCCAAACTTAAGAATCCTACGGGTAGAAGAACTATGTCTTTTGTCTAAG GTTTCATTCCCTCTTAATTTGGAGGAGTTGGTTCTAAATCGACTTCCCAAGTTGATGGAGATGGATGTTGGGAACCTTCCAAACTTAAGAATCCTACGGGTAGAAGAACTATGTCTTTTGTCTAAG GTTTCACTTTCTCCTAATTTGGAGGAGATAGTTCTAAAAAGTCTTCCAAAATTGGAGGAGATAGATTTTGGGATCCTCCCAAAGTTAAAAATCCTAAACGTTGAGAAACTACCTCAATTAGTTTTGTCTTCTTCAATGTTCAAGAATTTTCACAATCTCAAAGAGTTACATATCATTGATTGTGGGATGGAAGACATGAGAGGTGTCAATACTTCTACTAATGATGAAGTGCTCTTCAATGAAAAG GCTTCATTCCTAGAATCAAGACCCTCCACTCTGAACGATATTATGGATGCCTTAAGAGACGACAATATCAACTTGATTGGAGTATGGGGCATGGCCGGTGTGGGCAAAACAACACTGCTGAAACAAGTGGCTCAACAAGCTAAGCAACAGCGGTTGTTCACCAGACAAGCTTATATGGATGTATCCTGGACTCGAGACTCGGATAAACGTCAAGAAGGAATTGCTAAACTTCGACAAAGAATTGCAAAAGCGTTGGGCTTACCACTTTGGAAGCTCAATGCGGATAAACTGAAGCAGGCACTGAAGGAAGAGAAGATCCTTATTATCTTAGATGATATTTGGACGGAAGTTGATTTGGAGCAAGTCGGAATTCCTTCTAAAGATGATATTTGGACGCAATGCAAAATAGTGTTGGCTTCGAGAGATGGAGACCTATTATGCAAAGGCATGGGCGCACAAATTTGTTTTCCAGTGGAATATTTACCACTAGAAGAAGCTTGGAGTTTGTTTAAGAAGACAGCAGGTGATTCCATGGAGGAGAATCTTGAACTGCAACCCATAGCCATTCAAGTAGTTGAAGAATGTGAGGGTCTACCAATTGCAATTGTAACAATTGCCAAGGCATTAAAAAATGAGACCGTGGCTGTATGGGAGAATGCCTTGGAACAACTTAGGAGTTGTGCACCAACAAACATTAGAGCAGTGGATAGGAAGGTTTACTCATGTCTGGAGTGGAGCTACACCCATTTGAAGGGTGATGACGTTAAGTCATTGTTCTTACTTTGTGGGATGTTGGGCTATGGTGATATTTCATTGGATCTCTTGTTAAGATATGGTATGGGTCTGGATTTGTTTGATCGCATCGACTCATTGGAGCGAGCAAGAAATAGACTACTTGCATTGGTGGAAATCCTCAAAGCCTCAGGCTTGTTACTTGACAGTCATGAAGATACACACATGTTTGATGAAGAAATAGATTCAAGTTTGCTTTTCATGGATGCTGATAACAAGTTTGTGAGGATGCACAGTGTTGTTCGTGAAGTTGCCAGAGCAATTGCATCCAAGGATCCTCATCCATTAGTAGTCAGAGAAGATGTTAGAGTGGAAGAATGGTCAGAGACTGATGAATCCAAAAGGTGCGCTTTCATCTCTTTGCATTGCAAAGCTGTGCATGACCTTCCTCAAGAGTTGGTATGGCCGGaacttcaattttttctattgCAGAACAACAATCCTCCCTTGAATATCCCGAACACATTTTTCGAAGGGATGAAAAAACTCAAAGTTTTGGATTTGTCCCATATGCATTTTACAACACTACCATCATCACTTGATTCCCTTGCAAATCTCCGAACATTGCATCTGGATGGGTGCGAGTTGGGAGACATTGCTCTAATTGGAAAGCTAACGAAACTAGAAGTTCTTAGCTTGGTGGGTTCTACAATCCAACGATTGCCTAAAGAAATGATGCAACTAACTAATCTAAGACTCTTGGATTTGGATTATTGCAAGAAGCTTGAAGTAATTCCACGAAATATCTTATCAAGTTTGTCTCGATTAGAATGTTTGAGCATGATGTCTGGCTTTACTAAATGGGCAGTTGAAGGTGAAAGCAATGCTTGTTTATCAGAGCTAAATCATTTGTCTTATTTGACAactttatttatagaaatacCAGATGCTAAGTTGCTACCAAAAGACATTCTATTTGAGAACTTGACAAGATATGTGATATCTATAGGTAATTGGGGGGGGTTCAGAACCAAAAAAGCATTGGCGCTCGAAGAAGTCGATAGAAGCTTATATTTGGGGGATGGAATAAGCAAGTTGTTGGAGAGAAGTGAAGAACTAAGGTTCTGGAAATTAAGTGGTACTAAATATGTGCTTTACCCATCAAATAGGGAGAGTTTTCGTGAACTGAAGCATCTTGAAGTTTTTTACAGTCCCGAGATTCAATATATCATTGATTCAAAGGATCAATGGTTTCTGCAACATGGTGCTTTTCCTCTATTGGAGTCATTGATTCTTGATACTCTGGAAATTTTTGAAGAAGTATGGCATGGCCCAATTCCAATAGGGTCTTTTGGTAACTTAAAAACTCTAGAAGTGGAGTCATGTCCTAAATTGAAATTTCTCCTTCTGTTTTCCATGGCTAGAGGCTTTTCCCAACTTGAAGAAATGACAATAGAAGATTGCGATGCCATGCAACAAATAATCGCATATGAAAGGGAGTCAGAAATAGAAGAAGATGGACATGTTGGGACCAACTTGCAACTATTCCCTAAATTGCGATCCTTGAAACTCAAGAATCTACCACAGCTCATCAACTTCAGTTCCGAGTTAGAAACAACATCTTCCACATCTTTGAGTACAAATGCAAGGTCGGAAGACTCATTTTTTAGTCATAAG GTTTCATTCTCTAAGTTAGAGGAGTTGACACTCAAAGATTTGCCCAAGCTAAAGGATATATGGCATCATCAACTTCCATTTGAATCCTTCTCCAATCTACAGATCTTAAGGGTGTACGGATGTCCATGTCTACTCAATCTTGTCCCAGCTCATTTGATACACAACTTCCAGAATTTAAAAGAGATGGATGTGCAAGATTGTATGCTCCTAGAGCATGTGATTATTAATCTTCAAGAAATTGATGGAAATGTCGAGATCCTCCCAAAGTTAGAAACCTTGAAATTGAAGGACTTGCCTATGCTAAGATGGATGGAAGACGGGAATGACAGGATGAAACATATTTCCTCTCTTCTGACACTCATGAATATTCAAAACCTTCAAGAACTACATATCACTAATTGTAGTATGGAAGACCTACGGAAGATGTAG